A part of Gossypium hirsutum isolate 1008001.06 chromosome A07, Gossypium_hirsutum_v2.1, whole genome shotgun sequence genomic DNA contains:
- the LOC107955569 gene encoding zinc finger AN1 domain-containing stress-associated protein 12 → MAGGTEAFPDLGKHCQLSGCHQLDFLPFKCQACHKVFCVEHRSCKSHECPEPDHNSRKVIICEICSTSIEITGKEDQEKIILDKHEKSGNCDPRKKKKPTCPVKRCKETLTFSNRTICKTCRLEVCLKHRFPADHACKQASSSTTPAAADRGSWNEKFLVAFGLRNGKDCGKSGRPSSSTTPSLKAY, encoded by the exons atgGCCGGAGGAACCGAAGCTTTTCCTGATTTGGGTAAACATTGTCAACTTTCAGGTTGTCATCAATTAGATTTTCTTCCTTTCAAATGCCAAGCCTGTCATAAG GTGTTTTGTGTGGAACATAGATCGTGTAAGTCTCATGAATGTCCGGAACCGGATCATAACAGTAGGAAGGTGATTATTTGTGAAATCTGTTCGACGTCGATCGAAATAACAGGAAAAGAAGATCAAGAGAAGATAATATTGGACAAACATGAGAAGTCTGGGAATTGTGAtccaagaaagaagaagaaaccaACTTGCCCTGTTAAAAGATGCAAAGAAACGTTGACATTCTCTAATAGAACCATTTGCAAGACATGTCGATTGGAGGTTTGTTTAAAACACAGGTTTCCAGCCGATCATGCTTGCAAGCAGGCTTCTTCCTCCACCACTCCAGCGGCAGCCGATAGAGGAAGCTGGAACGAGAAGTTCTTGGTGGCTTTTGGTTTAAGGAATGGGAAAGATTGTGGCAAGAGTGGGCGACCTTCATCATCGACTACTCCATCTTTAAAGGCCTATTAG